Proteins found in one Sardina pilchardus chromosome 3, fSarPil1.1, whole genome shotgun sequence genomic segment:
- the LOC134077514 gene encoding serine/threonine-protein kinase tousled-like 2 isoform X3: protein MMEELHSLDPRRQELLEARFTGVGVAKGPNESSNQSLCSVGSLSDKELETPEKKSGEQRARKRKGEPYDGGKGRGLKISDYFEVQQGSPSSNCSLSMEVSSNFNRPLIHKACQSELTLEKLTALENNKSSDLEKKEGRIDDLLRVNCDLRRQIDEQQKMLERYKERLNKCVTMSKKLLIEKSKQEKIACREKSMQDRLRLGHFTTVRHGASFTEQWTDGYAFQNLIKQQERLNSEREDIERQRKQLGKRKPPAMAQTPPPSVEPNKRKSKSNGLENETLSLAEYHEQEEIFKLRLGHLKKEEAEIQAELERLERVRNLHIRELKRIHNEDNSQFKDHPTLNDRYLLLHLLGRGGFSEVYKAFDLTEQRYVAVKIHQLNKNWRDEKKENYHKHACREYRIHKELDHPRIVKLYDYFSLDTDSFCTVLEYCEGNDLDFYLKQHKLMSEKEARSIVMQIVNALKYLNEIRPPIIHYDLKPGNILLVNGTACGEIKITDFGLSKIMDDDSYNSVDGMELTSQGAGTYWYLPPECFVVGKEPPKISNKVDVWSVGVIFYQSVYGRKPFGHNQSQQDILQENTILKATEVQFPTKPVVSPEAKAFIRRCLAYRKEERIDVLQLGSDPFLLPHIRKSMSAPPPPGPPTPSTSSSYNSSASN, encoded by the exons ATGATGGAGGAGCTGCACAGCCTGGACCCACGACGCCAGGAGCTCCTGGAGGCCCGGTTCACAGGTGTTGGTGTAGCCAAG GGGCCAAATGAGTCCTCAAACCAAAGCCTGTGCAGTGTGGGGTCATTGAGTGACAAGGAACTTGAG aCTCCAGAGAAGAAGAGTGGTGAACAGAGGGCTaggaaaaggaaaggagagCCCTATGATGGAG GGAAGGGCAGAGGACTCAAGATCAGCGACTATTTTGAG GTGCAGCAGGGCAGCCCGTCCTCCAACTGTTCTCTGAGCATGGAGGTGTCCAGCAACTTCAACAGACCTCTAATACACAAGGCCTGTCag TCGGAGCTGACCCTGGAGAAGCTGACAGCACTGGAGAACAATAAGAGCTCCGACTTGGAGAAGAAGGAGGGCAGGATAGATGACCTACTACGG gtgaattGTGATCTGCGCAGACAGATTGATGAACAGCAGAAGATGCTTGAGCGCTACAAGGAGAGGCTCAACAAATGTGTAACCATGAGCAAGAAACTTCTCATAGAgaag tctaagCAGGAGAAGATTGCATGTAGGGAGAAGAGTATGCAGGACCGGCTGCGTTTGGGTCACTTCACCACGGTCAGGCATGGGGCCTCCTTTACCGAGCAGTGGACAGATGGATACGCCTTCCAGAACCTCATCAA GCAGCAGGAGCGGCTGAACTCGGAGCGCGAGGACATCGAGCGGCAGCGCAAGCAGCTGGGCAAGAGGAAGCCGCCCGCCATGGCACAGACGCCGCCGCCCAGCGTGGAGCCCAACAAGCGCAAGAGCAAGAGCAACGGCCTGGAGAACGAGAC gtTATCACTAGCGGAATACCACGAGCAAGAGGAAATCTTTAAGCTGCGTCTTGGACACCTGAAGAAG gAGGAAGCAGAGATACAGGCAGAACTGGAACGGTTGGAACGTGTGCGGAATCTTCACATCCGAGAATTGAAGAGAATACACAATGAAGACAACTCaca gtTTAAAGATCACCCCACACTAAATGACCGTTACCTGTTATTGCACCTGTTGGGCCGTGGAGGCTTCAGTGAAGTTTACAAG GCTTTTGACCTGACGGAGCAGCGATATGTGGCTGTGAAGATCCACCAGCTCAACAAGAACtggagagatgagaagaaggAGAACTATCACAA ACATGCCTGTCGGGAGTACCGGATCCATAAGGAGCTGGACCACCCGCGAATCGTGAAACTCTACGATTACTTCTCATTGGACACTGACTC GTTCTGCACGGTTCTGGAGTACTGCGAGGGGAACGATCTGGACTTCTACCTGAAGCAGCACAAGCTGATGTCCGAGAAGGAGGCACGGTCCATCGTCATGCAGATCGTCAACGCGCTCAAGTACCTCAACGAGATCCGACCCCCCATCATCCACTACGACCTCAAGCCTG gTAACATCTTGCTGGTGAATGGGACGGCGTGTGGGGAGATCAAGATAACAGACTTTGGCTTGTCGAAGATCATGGACGACGACAGCTACAACTCCGTGGATGGGATGGAGCTCACCTCACAGGGAGCTGGGACTTACTG gtaCCTGCCCCCAGAGTGCTTTGTGGTGGGGAAGGAACCGCCCAAGATCTCCAACAAGGTGGACGTGTGGTCAGTAGGGGTCATCTTCTACCAGAGTGTCTACGGACGcaag CCCTTTGGCCATAACCAGTCGCAGCAGGATATCCTACAGGAGAACACCATCCTCAAAGCCACGGAGGTGCAGTTCCCCACCAAACCTGTGGTGTCACCAGAGGCCAAg gcgTTTATCCGGCGATGCCTGGCCTACAGGAAGGAGGAGCGGATAGACGTGCTGCAGCTGGGCAGTGACCCGTTCCTGCTGCCACACATCCGCAAGTCCATGAGCGCTCCACCCCCTCCaggtccccccaccccctccacctccagctcctACAACAGCAGCGCCtccaactga
- the LOC134077514 gene encoding serine/threonine-protein kinase tousled-like 2 isoform X2 yields the protein MMEELHSLDPRRQELLEARFTGVGVAKGPNESSNQSLCSVGSLSDKELETPEKKSGEQRARKRKGEPYDGGKGRGLKISDYFEFAGAGGPGTSPARGVPPLVRSSPQHSLSNPPLPVQQGSPSSNCSLSMEVSSNFNRPLIHKACQSELTLEKLTALENNKSSDLEKKEGRIDDLLRVNCDLRRQIDEQQKMLERYKERLNKCVTMSKKLLIEKSKQEKIACREKSMQDRLRLGHFTTVRHGASFTEQWTDGYAFQNLIKQQERLNSEREDIERQRKQLGKRKPPAMAQTPPPSVEPNKRKSKSNGLENETLSLAEYHEQEEIFKLRLGHLKKEEAEIQAELERLERVRNLHIRELKRIHNEDNSQFKDHPTLNDRYLLLHLLGRGGFSEVYKAFDLTEQRYVAVKIHQLNKNWRDEKKENYHKHACREYRIHKELDHPRIVKLYDYFSLDTDSFCTVLEYCEGNDLDFYLKQHKLMSEKEARSIVMQIVNALKYLNEIRPPIIHYDLKPGNILLVNGTACGEIKITDFGLSKIMDDDSYNSVDGMELTSQGAGTYWYLPPECFVVGKEPPKISNKVDVWSVGVIFYQSVYGRKPFGHNQSQQDILQENTILKATEVQFPTKPVVSPEAKAFIRRCLAYRKEERIDVLQLGSDPFLLPHIRKSMSAPPPPGPPTPSTSSSYNSSASN from the exons ATGATGGAGGAGCTGCACAGCCTGGACCCACGACGCCAGGAGCTCCTGGAGGCCCGGTTCACAGGTGTTGGTGTAGCCAAG GGGCCAAATGAGTCCTCAAACCAAAGCCTGTGCAGTGTGGGGTCATTGAGTGACAAGGAACTTGAG aCTCCAGAGAAGAAGAGTGGTGAACAGAGGGCTaggaaaaggaaaggagagCCCTATGATGGAG GGAAGGGCAGAGGACTCAAGATCAGCGACTATTTTGAG tttgcgGGTGCTGGCGGTCCGGGCACCAGTCCTGCTCGGGGTGTCCCTCCTCTGGTCCGCTCCTCTCCGCAAcactcgctctctaacccaccACTACCG GTGCAGCAGGGCAGCCCGTCCTCCAACTGTTCTCTGAGCATGGAGGTGTCCAGCAACTTCAACAGACCTCTAATACACAAGGCCTGTCag TCGGAGCTGACCCTGGAGAAGCTGACAGCACTGGAGAACAATAAGAGCTCCGACTTGGAGAAGAAGGAGGGCAGGATAGATGACCTACTACGG gtgaattGTGATCTGCGCAGACAGATTGATGAACAGCAGAAGATGCTTGAGCGCTACAAGGAGAGGCTCAACAAATGTGTAACCATGAGCAAGAAACTTCTCATAGAgaag tctaagCAGGAGAAGATTGCATGTAGGGAGAAGAGTATGCAGGACCGGCTGCGTTTGGGTCACTTCACCACGGTCAGGCATGGGGCCTCCTTTACCGAGCAGTGGACAGATGGATACGCCTTCCAGAACCTCATCAA GCAGCAGGAGCGGCTGAACTCGGAGCGCGAGGACATCGAGCGGCAGCGCAAGCAGCTGGGCAAGAGGAAGCCGCCCGCCATGGCACAGACGCCGCCGCCCAGCGTGGAGCCCAACAAGCGCAAGAGCAAGAGCAACGGCCTGGAGAACGAGAC gtTATCACTAGCGGAATACCACGAGCAAGAGGAAATCTTTAAGCTGCGTCTTGGACACCTGAAGAAG gAGGAAGCAGAGATACAGGCAGAACTGGAACGGTTGGAACGTGTGCGGAATCTTCACATCCGAGAATTGAAGAGAATACACAATGAAGACAACTCaca gtTTAAAGATCACCCCACACTAAATGACCGTTACCTGTTATTGCACCTGTTGGGCCGTGGAGGCTTCAGTGAAGTTTACAAG GCTTTTGACCTGACGGAGCAGCGATATGTGGCTGTGAAGATCCACCAGCTCAACAAGAACtggagagatgagaagaaggAGAACTATCACAA ACATGCCTGTCGGGAGTACCGGATCCATAAGGAGCTGGACCACCCGCGAATCGTGAAACTCTACGATTACTTCTCATTGGACACTGACTC GTTCTGCACGGTTCTGGAGTACTGCGAGGGGAACGATCTGGACTTCTACCTGAAGCAGCACAAGCTGATGTCCGAGAAGGAGGCACGGTCCATCGTCATGCAGATCGTCAACGCGCTCAAGTACCTCAACGAGATCCGACCCCCCATCATCCACTACGACCTCAAGCCTG gTAACATCTTGCTGGTGAATGGGACGGCGTGTGGGGAGATCAAGATAACAGACTTTGGCTTGTCGAAGATCATGGACGACGACAGCTACAACTCCGTGGATGGGATGGAGCTCACCTCACAGGGAGCTGGGACTTACTG gtaCCTGCCCCCAGAGTGCTTTGTGGTGGGGAAGGAACCGCCCAAGATCTCCAACAAGGTGGACGTGTGGTCAGTAGGGGTCATCTTCTACCAGAGTGTCTACGGACGcaag CCCTTTGGCCATAACCAGTCGCAGCAGGATATCCTACAGGAGAACACCATCCTCAAAGCCACGGAGGTGCAGTTCCCCACCAAACCTGTGGTGTCACCAGAGGCCAAg gcgTTTATCCGGCGATGCCTGGCCTACAGGAAGGAGGAGCGGATAGACGTGCTGCAGCTGGGCAGTGACCCGTTCCTGCTGCCACACATCCGCAAGTCCATGAGCGCTCCACCCCCTCCaggtccccccaccccctccacctccagctcctACAACAGCAGCGCCtccaactga
- the LOC134077514 gene encoding serine/threonine-protein kinase tousled-like 2 isoform X1 — translation MMEELHSLDPRRQELLEARFTGVGVAKGPNESSNQSLCSVGSLSDKELETPEKKSGEQRARKRKGEPYDGGKGRGLKISDYFEFAGAGGPGTSPARGVPPLVRSSPQHSLSNPPLPCTPPSPSLLPLFVQVQQGSPSSNCSLSMEVSSNFNRPLIHKACQSELTLEKLTALENNKSSDLEKKEGRIDDLLRVNCDLRRQIDEQQKMLERYKERLNKCVTMSKKLLIEKSKQEKIACREKSMQDRLRLGHFTTVRHGASFTEQWTDGYAFQNLIKQQERLNSEREDIERQRKQLGKRKPPAMAQTPPPSVEPNKRKSKSNGLENETLSLAEYHEQEEIFKLRLGHLKKEEAEIQAELERLERVRNLHIRELKRIHNEDNSQFKDHPTLNDRYLLLHLLGRGGFSEVYKAFDLTEQRYVAVKIHQLNKNWRDEKKENYHKHACREYRIHKELDHPRIVKLYDYFSLDTDSFCTVLEYCEGNDLDFYLKQHKLMSEKEARSIVMQIVNALKYLNEIRPPIIHYDLKPGNILLVNGTACGEIKITDFGLSKIMDDDSYNSVDGMELTSQGAGTYWYLPPECFVVGKEPPKISNKVDVWSVGVIFYQSVYGRKPFGHNQSQQDILQENTILKATEVQFPTKPVVSPEAKAFIRRCLAYRKEERIDVLQLGSDPFLLPHIRKSMSAPPPPGPPTPSTSSSYNSSASN, via the exons ATGATGGAGGAGCTGCACAGCCTGGACCCACGACGCCAGGAGCTCCTGGAGGCCCGGTTCACAGGTGTTGGTGTAGCCAAG GGGCCAAATGAGTCCTCAAACCAAAGCCTGTGCAGTGTGGGGTCATTGAGTGACAAGGAACTTGAG aCTCCAGAGAAGAAGAGTGGTGAACAGAGGGCTaggaaaaggaaaggagagCCCTATGATGGAG GGAAGGGCAGAGGACTCAAGATCAGCGACTATTTTGAG tttgcgGGTGCTGGCGGTCCGGGCACCAGTCCTGCTCGGGGTGTCCCTCCTCTGGTCCGCTCCTCTCCGCAAcactcgctctctaacccaccACTACCG TgtactcccccctccccctccctcctccccctctttgtGCAGGTGCAGCAGGGCAGCCCGTCCTCCAACTGTTCTCTGAGCATGGAGGTGTCCAGCAACTTCAACAGACCTCTAATACACAAGGCCTGTCag TCGGAGCTGACCCTGGAGAAGCTGACAGCACTGGAGAACAATAAGAGCTCCGACTTGGAGAAGAAGGAGGGCAGGATAGATGACCTACTACGG gtgaattGTGATCTGCGCAGACAGATTGATGAACAGCAGAAGATGCTTGAGCGCTACAAGGAGAGGCTCAACAAATGTGTAACCATGAGCAAGAAACTTCTCATAGAgaag tctaagCAGGAGAAGATTGCATGTAGGGAGAAGAGTATGCAGGACCGGCTGCGTTTGGGTCACTTCACCACGGTCAGGCATGGGGCCTCCTTTACCGAGCAGTGGACAGATGGATACGCCTTCCAGAACCTCATCAA GCAGCAGGAGCGGCTGAACTCGGAGCGCGAGGACATCGAGCGGCAGCGCAAGCAGCTGGGCAAGAGGAAGCCGCCCGCCATGGCACAGACGCCGCCGCCCAGCGTGGAGCCCAACAAGCGCAAGAGCAAGAGCAACGGCCTGGAGAACGAGAC gtTATCACTAGCGGAATACCACGAGCAAGAGGAAATCTTTAAGCTGCGTCTTGGACACCTGAAGAAG gAGGAAGCAGAGATACAGGCAGAACTGGAACGGTTGGAACGTGTGCGGAATCTTCACATCCGAGAATTGAAGAGAATACACAATGAAGACAACTCaca gtTTAAAGATCACCCCACACTAAATGACCGTTACCTGTTATTGCACCTGTTGGGCCGTGGAGGCTTCAGTGAAGTTTACAAG GCTTTTGACCTGACGGAGCAGCGATATGTGGCTGTGAAGATCCACCAGCTCAACAAGAACtggagagatgagaagaaggAGAACTATCACAA ACATGCCTGTCGGGAGTACCGGATCCATAAGGAGCTGGACCACCCGCGAATCGTGAAACTCTACGATTACTTCTCATTGGACACTGACTC GTTCTGCACGGTTCTGGAGTACTGCGAGGGGAACGATCTGGACTTCTACCTGAAGCAGCACAAGCTGATGTCCGAGAAGGAGGCACGGTCCATCGTCATGCAGATCGTCAACGCGCTCAAGTACCTCAACGAGATCCGACCCCCCATCATCCACTACGACCTCAAGCCTG gTAACATCTTGCTGGTGAATGGGACGGCGTGTGGGGAGATCAAGATAACAGACTTTGGCTTGTCGAAGATCATGGACGACGACAGCTACAACTCCGTGGATGGGATGGAGCTCACCTCACAGGGAGCTGGGACTTACTG gtaCCTGCCCCCAGAGTGCTTTGTGGTGGGGAAGGAACCGCCCAAGATCTCCAACAAGGTGGACGTGTGGTCAGTAGGGGTCATCTTCTACCAGAGTGTCTACGGACGcaag CCCTTTGGCCATAACCAGTCGCAGCAGGATATCCTACAGGAGAACACCATCCTCAAAGCCACGGAGGTGCAGTTCCCCACCAAACCTGTGGTGTCACCAGAGGCCAAg gcgTTTATCCGGCGATGCCTGGCCTACAGGAAGGAGGAGCGGATAGACGTGCTGCAGCTGGGCAGTGACCCGTTCCTGCTGCCACACATCCGCAAGTCCATGAGCGCTCCACCCCCTCCaggtccccccaccccctccacctccagctcctACAACAGCAGCGCCtccaactga